Proteins encoded within one genomic window of Hevea brasiliensis isolate MT/VB/25A 57/8 chromosome 8, ASM3005281v1, whole genome shotgun sequence:
- the LOC110649988 gene encoding serine carboxypeptidase-like 18 isoform X3: MNKMLSQVILVLIFTSVVASQSIIKTLPGFDGDLPFTLETGYIGVGEMDEVQLFYYFIESERNPRLDPLVLWLTGGPGCSALSAIFYEIGPITFNHSNFSWETLPTLILNPYSWTKVANIIFLDAPVGTGFSYAITSEGYKIGDLSSVAQTYEFLRKGFFLGNPFTDGNIDINARLTFAHRNALLSDELYESTVRDCKGEYYTSPDPSNAACVADLEAVKYCLDKIYSPNILEPDCVTYISPKPNISAWNIATSLLENNFIHLLISIRKISESWCRIDNYVLSYIWANDKNTQAALHVREGTVKDWQRCNTSLMDIYYKYEINSSLLYQKNLTKKGYQALIYSGDMDMAVPYVGTQEWIKSLNLTIEDEWRPWFVDGQVAGYVTTYSKNKYSLTYATVKVTQLQNTNLNNALPWLIGGLPIIHYRIKGESYLYLIYHKFNIQIYKYYVLRSI; this comes from the exons ATGAACAAAATGTTATCACAAGTTATTCTTGTTTTGATCTTCACCAGCGTAGTCGCTTCACAATCAATCATCAAGACTCTACCTGGGTTTGATGGAGATCTACCGTTTACGCTTGAAACTGG GTATATTGGAGTAGGCGAGATGGATGAAGTGCAGCTATTCTACTACTTCATTGAGTCTGAGAGGAATCCAAGACTTGATCCCCTTGTGCTTTGGCTCACAGGAGGCCCTGGCTGCTCTGCTTTATCTGCCATTTTTTATGAAATCG GTCCAATAACTTTCAATCATTCGAACTTTAGTTGGGAAACACTGCCAACGTTGATCTTGAATCCATACTCATGGACAAAG GTTGCAAATATAATATTTTTGGATGCACCAGTTGGCACTGGATTCTCCTATGCAATAACTTCAGAGGGATATAAAATTGGTGATCTATCTTCAGTGGCACAAACTTATGAGTTTCTAAGAAAG GGGTTCTTTTTAGGCAATCCATTTACTGATGGAAACATTGATATCAACGCAAGACTTACATTTGCTCATAGAAATGCTCTTTTATCGGATGAACTCTATGAG TCCACTGTAAGGGATTGCAAAGGAGAGTATTATACATCTCCAGATCCAAGCAATGCAGCCTGTGTTGCTGATCTCGAAGCTGTCAAATAT TGCCTTGATAAAATATATTCACCCAACATATTGGAGCCAGATTGTGTTACATATATATCTCCAAAACCAAACATATCAGCTTGGAATATTGCAACCTCTCTTCTggaaaataatttcattcatctCCTCATTTCAATCAGGAAAATTTCAGAATCCTGGTGTCGG ATTGACAACTACGTGCTCTCTTATATTTGGGCTAATGACAAAAATACCCAAGCTGCTCTCCATGTTCGAGAG GGAACTGTAAAGGATTGGCAAAGATGCAATACTAGTTTAATggatatttattataaatatgaaATCAATTCCAGTCTTTTGTATCAAAAAAACCTTACCAAGAAAGGCTATCAGGCTTTGATTTACAG TGGTGATATGGACATGGCGGTGCCATACGTGGGTACACAAGAATGgataaaatctctaaatttgacTATAGAAGATGAGTGGCGTCCATGGTTCGTTGATGGTCAAGTTGCAGG TTACGTAACTACGTATTCGAAGAACAAGTATAGTTTGACGTATGCAACTGTTAAG GTCACACAGCTCCAGAATACAAACCTGAACAATGCCTTGCCATGGTTGATAGGTGGTTTGCCGATTATCCACTATAGGATAAAAGGAGAAAGTTACCTAtatttaatttatcataaatttaatatacaaatatataaatattatgtcTTGAGATCTATATAA
- the LOC110649988 gene encoding serine carboxypeptidase-like 17 isoform X1, which translates to MNKMLSQVILVLIFTSVVASQSIIKTLPGFDGDLPFTLETGYIGVGEMDEVQLFYYFIESERNPRLDPLVLWLTGGPGCSALSAIFYEIGPITFNHSNFSWETLPTLILNPYSWTKVANIIFLDAPVGTGFSYAITSEGYKIGDLSSVAQTYEFLRKWLMGHPKFVFHPLYIGGDSYSGITVPMLVQRISNGIEAGDKPLNNIKGFFLGNPFTDGNIDINARLTFAHRNALLSDELYESTVRDCKGEYYTSPDPSNAACVADLEAVKYCLDKIYSPNILEPDCVTYISPKPNISAWNIATSLLENNFIHLLISIRKISESWCRIDNYVLSYIWANDKNTQAALHVREGTVKDWQRCNTSLMDIYYKYEINSSLLYQKNLTKKGYQALIYSGDMDMAVPYVGTQEWIKSLNLTIEDEWRPWFVDGQVAGYVTTYSKNKYSLTYATVKVTQLQNTNLNNALPWLIGGLPIIHYRIKGESYLYLIYHKFNIQIYKYYVLRSI; encoded by the exons ATGAACAAAATGTTATCACAAGTTATTCTTGTTTTGATCTTCACCAGCGTAGTCGCTTCACAATCAATCATCAAGACTCTACCTGGGTTTGATGGAGATCTACCGTTTACGCTTGAAACTGG GTATATTGGAGTAGGCGAGATGGATGAAGTGCAGCTATTCTACTACTTCATTGAGTCTGAGAGGAATCCAAGACTTGATCCCCTTGTGCTTTGGCTCACAGGAGGCCCTGGCTGCTCTGCTTTATCTGCCATTTTTTATGAAATCG GTCCAATAACTTTCAATCATTCGAACTTTAGTTGGGAAACACTGCCAACGTTGATCTTGAATCCATACTCATGGACAAAG GTTGCAAATATAATATTTTTGGATGCACCAGTTGGCACTGGATTCTCCTATGCAATAACTTCAGAGGGATATAAAATTGGTGATCTATCTTCAGTGGCACAAACTTATGAGTTTCTAAGAAAG TGGCTTATGGGTCACCCAAAGTTTGTGTTTCATCCACTCTATATTGGCGGTGATTCTTATTCAGGCATTACTGTTCCCATGCTCGTTCAACGTATATCTAATG gTATTGAAGCTGGAGATAAGCCACTTAATAATATTAAG GGGTTCTTTTTAGGCAATCCATTTACTGATGGAAACATTGATATCAACGCAAGACTTACATTTGCTCATAGAAATGCTCTTTTATCGGATGAACTCTATGAG TCCACTGTAAGGGATTGCAAAGGAGAGTATTATACATCTCCAGATCCAAGCAATGCAGCCTGTGTTGCTGATCTCGAAGCTGTCAAATAT TGCCTTGATAAAATATATTCACCCAACATATTGGAGCCAGATTGTGTTACATATATATCTCCAAAACCAAACATATCAGCTTGGAATATTGCAACCTCTCTTCTggaaaataatttcattcatctCCTCATTTCAATCAGGAAAATTTCAGAATCCTGGTGTCGG ATTGACAACTACGTGCTCTCTTATATTTGGGCTAATGACAAAAATACCCAAGCTGCTCTCCATGTTCGAGAG GGAACTGTAAAGGATTGGCAAAGATGCAATACTAGTTTAATggatatttattataaatatgaaATCAATTCCAGTCTTTTGTATCAAAAAAACCTTACCAAGAAAGGCTATCAGGCTTTGATTTACAG TGGTGATATGGACATGGCGGTGCCATACGTGGGTACACAAGAATGgataaaatctctaaatttgacTATAGAAGATGAGTGGCGTCCATGGTTCGTTGATGGTCAAGTTGCAGG TTACGTAACTACGTATTCGAAGAACAAGTATAGTTTGACGTATGCAACTGTTAAG GTCACACAGCTCCAGAATACAAACCTGAACAATGCCTTGCCATGGTTGATAGGTGGTTTGCCGATTATCCACTATAGGATAAAAGGAGAAAGTTACCTAtatttaatttatcataaatttaatatacaaatatataaatattatgtcTTGAGATCTATATAA
- the LOC110649988 gene encoding serine carboxypeptidase-like 7 isoform X2, with protein MNKMLSQVILVLIFTSVVASQSIIKTLPGFDGDLPFTLETGYIGVGEMDEVQLFYYFIESERNPRLDPLVLWLTGGPGCSALSAIFYEIGPITFNHSNFSWETLPTLILNPYSWTKVANIIFLDAPVGTGFSYAITSEGYKIGDLSSVAQTYEFLRKWLMGHPKFVFHPLYIGGDSYSGITVPMLVQRISNGIEAGDKPLNNIKGFFLGNPFTDGNIDINARLTFAHRNALLSDELYESTVRDCKGEYYTSPDPSNAACVADLEAVKYCLDKIYSPNILEPDCVTYISPKPNISAWNIATSLLENNFIHLLISIRKISESWCRIDNYVLSYIWANDKNTQAALHVREGTVKDWQRCNTSLMDIYYKYEINSSLLYQKNLTKKGYQALIYSGDMDMAVPYVGTQEWIKSLNLTIEDEWRPWFVDGQVAGYVTTYSKNKYSLTYATVKGAGHTAPEYKPEQCLAMVDRWFADYPL; from the exons ATGAACAAAATGTTATCACAAGTTATTCTTGTTTTGATCTTCACCAGCGTAGTCGCTTCACAATCAATCATCAAGACTCTACCTGGGTTTGATGGAGATCTACCGTTTACGCTTGAAACTGG GTATATTGGAGTAGGCGAGATGGATGAAGTGCAGCTATTCTACTACTTCATTGAGTCTGAGAGGAATCCAAGACTTGATCCCCTTGTGCTTTGGCTCACAGGAGGCCCTGGCTGCTCTGCTTTATCTGCCATTTTTTATGAAATCG GTCCAATAACTTTCAATCATTCGAACTTTAGTTGGGAAACACTGCCAACGTTGATCTTGAATCCATACTCATGGACAAAG GTTGCAAATATAATATTTTTGGATGCACCAGTTGGCACTGGATTCTCCTATGCAATAACTTCAGAGGGATATAAAATTGGTGATCTATCTTCAGTGGCACAAACTTATGAGTTTCTAAGAAAG TGGCTTATGGGTCACCCAAAGTTTGTGTTTCATCCACTCTATATTGGCGGTGATTCTTATTCAGGCATTACTGTTCCCATGCTCGTTCAACGTATATCTAATG gTATTGAAGCTGGAGATAAGCCACTTAATAATATTAAG GGGTTCTTTTTAGGCAATCCATTTACTGATGGAAACATTGATATCAACGCAAGACTTACATTTGCTCATAGAAATGCTCTTTTATCGGATGAACTCTATGAG TCCACTGTAAGGGATTGCAAAGGAGAGTATTATACATCTCCAGATCCAAGCAATGCAGCCTGTGTTGCTGATCTCGAAGCTGTCAAATAT TGCCTTGATAAAATATATTCACCCAACATATTGGAGCCAGATTGTGTTACATATATATCTCCAAAACCAAACATATCAGCTTGGAATATTGCAACCTCTCTTCTggaaaataatttcattcatctCCTCATTTCAATCAGGAAAATTTCAGAATCCTGGTGTCGG ATTGACAACTACGTGCTCTCTTATATTTGGGCTAATGACAAAAATACCCAAGCTGCTCTCCATGTTCGAGAG GGAACTGTAAAGGATTGGCAAAGATGCAATACTAGTTTAATggatatttattataaatatgaaATCAATTCCAGTCTTTTGTATCAAAAAAACCTTACCAAGAAAGGCTATCAGGCTTTGATTTACAG TGGTGATATGGACATGGCGGTGCCATACGTGGGTACACAAGAATGgataaaatctctaaatttgacTATAGAAGATGAGTGGCGTCCATGGTTCGTTGATGGTCAAGTTGCAGG TTACGTAACTACGTATTCGAAGAACAAGTATAGTTTGACGTATGCAACTGTTAAG GGTGCAGGTCACACAGCTCCAGAATACAAACCTGAACAATGCCTTGCCATGGTTGATAGGTGGTTTGCCGATTATCCACTATAG
- the LOC110649988 gene encoding serine carboxypeptidase-like 18 isoform X4: MKCSYSTTSLSLRGIQDLIPLCFGSQEALAALLYLPFFMKSVANIIFLDAPVGTGFSYAITSEGYKIGDLSSVAQTYEFLRKWLMGHPKFVFHPLYIGGDSYSGITVPMLVQRISNGIEAGDKPLNNIKGFFLGNPFTDGNIDINARLTFAHRNALLSDELYESTVRDCKGEYYTSPDPSNAACVADLEAVKYCLDKIYSPNILEPDCVTYISPKPNISAWNIATSLLENNFIHLLISIRKISESWCRIDNYVLSYIWANDKNTQAALHVREGTVKDWQRCNTSLMDIYYKYEINSSLLYQKNLTKKGYQALIYSGDMDMAVPYVGTQEWIKSLNLTIEDEWRPWFVDGQVAGYVTTYSKNKYSLTYATVKVTQLQNTNLNNALPWLIGGLPIIHYRIKGESYLYLIYHKFNIQIYKYYVLRSI, from the exons ATGAAGTGCAGCTATTCTACTACTTCATTGAGTCTGAGAGGAATCCAAGACTTGATCCCCTTGTGCTTTGGCTCACAGGAGGCCCTGGCTGCTCTGCTTTATCTGCCATTTTTTATGAAATCG GTTGCAAATATAATATTTTTGGATGCACCAGTTGGCACTGGATTCTCCTATGCAATAACTTCAGAGGGATATAAAATTGGTGATCTATCTTCAGTGGCACAAACTTATGAGTTTCTAAGAAAG TGGCTTATGGGTCACCCAAAGTTTGTGTTTCATCCACTCTATATTGGCGGTGATTCTTATTCAGGCATTACTGTTCCCATGCTCGTTCAACGTATATCTAATG gTATTGAAGCTGGAGATAAGCCACTTAATAATATTAAG GGGTTCTTTTTAGGCAATCCATTTACTGATGGAAACATTGATATCAACGCAAGACTTACATTTGCTCATAGAAATGCTCTTTTATCGGATGAACTCTATGAG TCCACTGTAAGGGATTGCAAAGGAGAGTATTATACATCTCCAGATCCAAGCAATGCAGCCTGTGTTGCTGATCTCGAAGCTGTCAAATAT TGCCTTGATAAAATATATTCACCCAACATATTGGAGCCAGATTGTGTTACATATATATCTCCAAAACCAAACATATCAGCTTGGAATATTGCAACCTCTCTTCTggaaaataatttcattcatctCCTCATTTCAATCAGGAAAATTTCAGAATCCTGGTGTCGG ATTGACAACTACGTGCTCTCTTATATTTGGGCTAATGACAAAAATACCCAAGCTGCTCTCCATGTTCGAGAG GGAACTGTAAAGGATTGGCAAAGATGCAATACTAGTTTAATggatatttattataaatatgaaATCAATTCCAGTCTTTTGTATCAAAAAAACCTTACCAAGAAAGGCTATCAGGCTTTGATTTACAG TGGTGATATGGACATGGCGGTGCCATACGTGGGTACACAAGAATGgataaaatctctaaatttgacTATAGAAGATGAGTGGCGTCCATGGTTCGTTGATGGTCAAGTTGCAGG TTACGTAACTACGTATTCGAAGAACAAGTATAGTTTGACGTATGCAACTGTTAAG GTCACACAGCTCCAGAATACAAACCTGAACAATGCCTTGCCATGGTTGATAGGTGGTTTGCCGATTATCCACTATAGGATAAAAGGAGAAAGTTACCTAtatttaatttatcataaatttaatatacaaatatataaatattatgtcTTGAGATCTATATAA